From the Lolium rigidum isolate FL_2022 chromosome 2, APGP_CSIRO_Lrig_0.1, whole genome shotgun sequence genome, one window contains:
- the LOC124685804 gene encoding BTB/POZ and MATH domain-containing protein 2-like — MGGITSTTRRTELTAMNFCYHDDLIPKTEEGCNVAAKKVHGSHVFEISGYSLHRELPDGDCSRAMSAVFTVGGFDWVIVVLTGGLQGRVKEFPALSAFLQLMSEDEGTRVRASFHISLVDVTGSAPPHTMVGTNEFDTEPERSQCSGRLDFKLKSELEASPYLHDDRLTIECGITIECVITAGQKDVRSFAELPPADITVFTEHTDVIFEVEGEDFPAHRRVLAMRSPVFKAELYGAMREHDMDRITIADIQPAVFEALLNFVYTDSLPAVEDLGRTDYVETIRHLLVAADRYAIDTLKSICEGILSENIDVKTVLATLALADQHHCDVLNEACLRFIASLGSRVQIEALMASQEYAELKANCPLALVELWEKICSLGSRSKSSFHFGCSLA; from the coding sequence ATGGGGGGCATAACGTCCACCACGCGCCGCACCGAGCTGACGGCGATGAATTTCTGCTACCACGACGACCTGATCCCAAAGACGGAGGAGGGCTGCAACGTGGCCGCGAAGAAGGTGCACGGCTCTCACGTGTTCGAGATCTCAGGATACAGCCTGCACAGGGAGCTACCCGACGGAGACTGCAGCCGCGCAATGTCGGCCGTGTTCACCGTCGGCGGTTTCGACTGGGTAATCGTCGTCTTGACCGGGGGATTACAGGGTCGTGTAAAGGAATTCCCTGCGCTGAGCGCGTTCCTCCAATTAATGAGCGAGGACGAGGGCACCAGGGTGAGGGCGTCCTTCCACATCAGTCTCGTGGACGTCAccggatccgcgccgccgcatacGATGGTAGGGACGAACGAATTCGACACCGAACCCGAAAGAAGCCAGTGCTCAGGTCGCCTCGACTTCAAGCTAAAGAGCGAGCTCGAGGCGTCGCCTTACCTTCACGACGATCGCCTCACCATCGAGTGCGGCATCACCATTGAGTGCGTCATCACCGCCGGTCAAAAGGATGTGAGATCCTTCGCCGAGTTGCCGCCGGCCGACATTACGGTCTTCACAGAGCACACCGACGTGATTTTCGAGGTTGAGGGAGAGGATTTTCCTGCCCACAGAAGGGTGCTCGCGATGCGGTCGCCTGTCTTCAAAGCCGAGCTATATGGGGCGATGAGGGAACACGATATGGATCGGATTACCATCGCTGACATTCAACCCGCTGTCTTTGAGGCCCTCCTTAATTTCGTCTACACCGATTCACTGCCTGCCGTGGAAGATCTTGGCCGGACCGACTACGTCGAGACTATCCGGCATTTGCTCGTCGCCGCAGATCGCTATGCCATAGACACGCTCAAGAGTATATGCGAAGGCATCCTTTCCGAGAATATTGATGTGAAGACCGTGCTGGCTACGCTGGCTTTGGCTGATCAGCATCATTGTGATGTGCTAAATGAGGCTTGCCTTCGGTTTATTGCCTCTTTAGGTAGTAGAGTGCAAATCGAGGCGTTAATGGCAAGCCAAGAGTATGCTGAGCTCAAAGCAAACTGCCCTTTGGCTTTAGTGGAACTATGGGAGAAGATATGTAGCCTTGGCAGCAGATCAAAGTCTTCGTTCCACTTTGGTTGTTCACTCGCATAA